The Scleropages formosus chromosome 3, fSclFor1.1, whole genome shotgun sequence genome contains the following window.
caaggcaccctaagcgggacttgaaccccagacccaccggagagtaggacccagtcaaacccactgcgctaccacacccccccaattATGTAGTACTCTGTTAGATTATTACTTGTGGAATCTGAGCAGTTAACTGTGGGCCCGGCAGCACTGGCATGAGGTTGTCTTCAATATGAGGGTTTAGACCTCAATCAGGAGGAGCACTTGCTCTATCCCAGGCCAAGTGTAACATTGCTTGATCCGTCTGAATCTTTTTTCCACGCAGTCTTTCCTCTTCCTGTCAGACAGGTGTGTTGCATTGTTGAGATGCTGTATCCTCCAGTTTCAGCGTGGCATATTTCTGAGCTCTTCAGTCCCGGAGGATTCTTGGCCTCCAGTTGGCAGCGTCACACAAGCAGTCTCTTCAAGACCTGGTTCAAGTGACAACTGCTTAACCCAGCTTTGAAGTGTATAACTGcttattaattttgaaaagtgtatcaaagttattttttacaagtggtttaaaaatgtttggtgtatttttaataaagacaGCAACTATGTGACGCAgctaaacatttttcttgtagGAATGGATTTTTTTAGACAAGAAAGGTGAGACTAGAGGTGGGTAGTGCATGCACTGTCAATAGTAAGCCCCTGAATCTGAAGTGTTTTAATTTGTGGCTGAACTCTGAACAGAAAAGATTTGGCATTGACGGCCCGTTGCTGTCCTCAATGATGCAAAACTATTTTTCAAATCCCCTAAAAAACCTAAATGCTCATGCATTCATAACCTCCAGTAGATTATCTGTTTTGTTGTGGCTATTGGATACAGTCGTTTAGCTAAAAGAATGACAATATGCCATGTTATGAATATAACTTCACCCCTTTATTCGACACGTTTCAAAGGGCTAAATTGTTCATCGTTTTGAACATAAAGTAATGAATACCAGAAAGAGAGGATAAATAGGCAAAACTCTCTTCGCATGCTTTGAATTCTAATGGTTCCCCGAACAACTCGGATAACCGAGCCTGAATAAGGGATATTGATCACTACACTTAATGGTTAGTCTTTGCCAAAGTGGTGGTTTTATGGTGGTATGTGGCTTACCTTGACAAGCACCCAGTGCACTCATGGAGCTAGGAAACAAGATGAGTATTGAGCCATTAATAGGATTTCCATCAGTTATGGTCTGTGAGCTTTCAACTTTTGAAATGGTAGCAAAAATGCACAATCATTTTAGTTTATGCTTCCTGGTGATGTCTACGCTGCCCTGAGGGGCTTTGTGTCAACATTTGcgcttttaaaacaaaatggttGCAAAATCTCAGTACTGAGGCATCCCAGTcatgttttcactgtttttgcagagggtgcaaaaataataatacagattttGGTGTGTTCAACacatcagctggagaggtgaAACAGTACCTGTAGGCCTAGCTACAACttgcacatttatttgtgtgtgcgtgcgtgcgtatgcATATCACagagagcaaaaaataaaaattaaataaaatcagtatCTTTGCTCGTTGGGAAATGAATTGTTATTATATAAACTAATTACAAAGATAATAATTATGAACAGTTATGAACAACTGCTGTTGTTATCTACATaacaaaaagtaacatttattacCACATCAATGACATGATTAAAAACTGGaccaaatgtaaaatattggcACAATGGTTTATACATCTGTTCTAAGTGTCATAATTGCCACAATTAACCAATTGATTTTATTATGTTATTCACACACCGATTAAATGATtattaatgcaataaataaattagtaattaaataaattgcCAAAGGACACCTGGAAACTTTCAACCTGCCCTATGACTCATTACATTCAGTGTTAAATCTCTTTATAATAATCATGTCTTCTCTCTTTTCTCACCGTGGTGTGTGTCCCTTAGATACTACACTGAATTATGTGAACATTATTCTTTAAGACTTCTGTGTAAACATAGCTTAGGTACTGTTGTACACCATTAAAAGACAAGTGAGGTATAGTTTACCCTAGGGATTTGCACTGCCATGAGGGTCAAAGAGTCATTCTCTTTCAGCATTTAATGATTTGATTATTATATGTCAAACTGGTCATCCTACTGTTGCCCTTAGTTGTTAGATCAAAGTCTTCATTTGCATGTTAATTCACCCTCCACCCTTCAGTCATAACTTGGGAAAGTCACTACGGTAATTTTAAGAAACAGCAAGAGATCATGGTACATTAATATGTAAAAGCCCTCCTCTCATCTACATTAAGTAAAAGTAcctgattacatttttttgtttccagcagcatTTACCCAGAGTTGCTGAAAAAAGACCGATAAACGTACAAGGACATCTTTGAAAGAACATTAACATGTTACGTGACACTAGATATCCTCCGTTACcttcaaggctttttttttttttattttcattgtattgaTTTACAGAATGCAACATATAGTGATAATAGactaaacattaaataaataggtattacattaaacattaaattaacattaagCTGATGAAAGGATAATATGGGACATTGGtgtttaacaataaaattaattgtagTTCCTAAAACAGATGGGAATGTGTTGCatatttaacagtttttcttgactgcactttttcttttagaccttgtatttaatgttttatatgttAAATATGTAGTCAATTTAGTACAATGGCATTAAAGCAGGATTCATTCTCTCagcatttatttgaaatgaaactgaattctttgggtaaattaacaaaatgatGTCAAAGTAAGACATTTCTCCATGTCTTAGGCTGTACCAATAAggaactgatttaaaaaaaaaatctatttgtttttccccattcaAAGTTAATGATACAAGGCCTGTATACAGCCTCCTATCTCTTATTCTGTGGTAGAAGTTCTTCtgtttccagttttattttagtGCAACTCCTAGGAGAAACTATGAATACGAAGCCAAGTCCTTCATGCTATGCGCCGAGAAAGTCAGGCTCAGAGGGGATGATGCAGATGTCCATAGAAAGCCCTGATGATTCCCAGCTGAGTTATCCAGGTTTAGGGTAGCTTTAGAGTGAGGTGAGGCACTGGCAGTGAAGAAGAATACCTACGTGCATATGACTGCCATAAATTACGACATGTAGGAGGACATTCTTGTGCCAGTCAAAGTGTAGAAGAGATACATAAGATTTTGCCAGTAAAGctagggataaaaaaaaaaaaaaaatcataaaagaaatatacagaacagagtaaaataataaagagaagACAGCACCAATTATTAAACCCAGAAAGGTGCGGTTCCAAGGAGTTTGCACTGTGAAGGAAAACTGGAGTTGGTTTCAGGCTGTTCAAGTGTTCTAAAGGAGGAGGGGTGGAAAGATACCGGTCTGCAGTTCAGCACAGCTGGAGGGCCGAAGGTGTGGCATTTGAGAAGAGAGATGGCACATTCTTTTCTTCAAGCACTCAGACGGGGTAGAAGGGTCCAGGATGGAAGAGATAACGGAAAGGAGGTCAATGGAGTCTGGACTACCGGAGACGAGTGAGATCACGAGAACTTGTGGTGCAGAGATGGGAAAGTGgtattcaccttggtgaaaagggtgtgtgggctgataatactacatagagttcattggaagtcgctttggagaaaagtgaaagacATGCATCATATAAGGAAGTTAATGTGGACAACTGAGACCAGAATAACAAGTAGCATAGGATTTATATTCATTGCCCCAGAAAACCAATAGTTATTGTagagacacttttttttgcagagtaacttacaatgtcaggtttgtatTAAGTCACtttcaataatttacccatttcttGAGTGTGGCCATTTTTTAGCAGTgtaattcagggtgagcaccttgctcaagggtattacagcaggtgcaggattcgaacccaggtccttcagttgcaaggcaaaggctttaaccactgcacgaCCCTCTGTAAAAATGGTTATTTTTGGTGGACACATGCAGTaaagctgttttaatttttaacaaattacaCATTAATTAGTACAATTACAATATACCACTCTGGTGTGTGAGGTTGCCTGAATGTAATGAACTGCTAGGAGGTACTTTGTTTAATGTCATCACCACACTGTCATTCTTTATTTTCCAGCAACTGCACTGCCTGTGGTGCTTTATTTTAGCTCTTTAatcttgttttacttttaataaaatattttaacattattttgtcAAGCAGTGTCTTTACCTTTTACTTCTCTTATGTTGCTTCTACATAACAGTTTAACAGAATGTCTCAAGTGATGACATGTTTTTCTTGCTGCTTTTTAGTTACTGAACTTTGCAGTTTAattgaatttgatttttttaagatGTTGACTTTGCAGAGTTTTACAAATAGCTTAATCTTCTTCCAACCTGATATCCtttaaaatatttggaaaatgttttgcGTGGTGCCCGAAACACAAGGAGAATGTCGCCAGTGGAGTTTGCAACATTGGGAAGAATACTGAAATCGAATGAAACTTAACACAGCTGGTAATGTTTTAGAATGTGAAACAGAGAAATAGTGTTTGCCACCCAGCACACAGTAAACAGAATAAACTGTGAAAAGGTGGAGAACATTTGTCCCAATTTCCTTTTGTAGCATCTCTGAAAGCAAGCACAATAATCACAGATGGGAATAGATGTGTGGTCACAAGGTAGTTGCgcatttgaaaatgtaacatttacctCTTTACTGCTGAAAGATGTGACTTTAATAGCAATTCCATTTCTGCTGTGCAAATTATATAGAATATTTCTAAAGTGGAAAGATTTCATTGAGAATaccctttaaaatgaaatataaaaactcAGAGAAATGGAGAGttttcagcagctgtttttcATCTCTTTCTCACCAAACTCTCCTTCTAAGCTATTTGTAATAAATGTTCTATATTATTCAGAAGATTTTTTATTCAGAACTAGTGCTGTCATGTGCTAGACTGACAAACCTTATGAAGTCTACACACAACACTTGCCAATGCTctatttctctttattattaataacagatGCAGTTTGTATTTTCAGTGAATGAAGACTATGTGATGGCAttgtgtgttttaattgttatgaatgattttcactttaaaatataaatatccagAAACAATCAGATGTTTGTTGAAATACCATATTGTTTTCAgccagattaaaaaaaaaaaactctccatttcacatattttcatgCACACTACCTatcaattacattttattatggAAGCACAGTGTAcaaagcactgtacatttttacagagcaTAAGACAGTATGAGAGCTGCTATTCTAAATATACCATCATTCTTATATAGGCAGAAGCATGATACATATTTAAGGCTCAGCTCTAACTAAATATAGCAGCCTAAGTATTAGGTTAGTTGGGGTAAATCATGTAAGTGTGAAGGCTACGTGAGGCTCTCTCCTGCAGGTCTGCCCAAGCACACAATGGCTAGCTGACAAAGACTAGATTCCGACCAGAGCCAAGGTGGCAGCAGGCATCGCTCCACACCATAAAATTATGTAGCCCTACACTATCTTTATTTCTACTCTAAACTATATATACTGGACAGGATAAATGAGTGGGTTTTTAGCCTGCACTTTTAAAATGGAGACTGCCTAATTCCTGAACATAGCCAGGCAAATTGTTCCATAATTAAGGGGCTCTGCAGGACGTTCTTTGCCagcttttttgattttttttttgcagaatttagGGGTATAGCTCTAATTAACTGGCTTATGGTGAATAAAGCAGTGTAGATGTGTTATAGGGGAGGGCTAAGCctattacacattttaatatttgtaaaatgatGATATGgtcaaatgtgattttttttgcagttcagtGATGAAACTACTGTAAATAAGTTGTTGAAAAGAGTTGTaatattatgtataatttatgttttatttttttttccagatgagtTCAAGTCCTTCCTTAAGAGGCTGCCCACTGATCGCTTTTTAAATACGTCAGTGATCCTCAAGCTGTGGAATGCAGATTCGGTTCTTCAGCGTCGCTATGGGCAACTGGAGGCTAACACCAGACAGCTCCTGAAGAAGGCGCAGAAGATTGTGAGGAAGCTATTTACCCTGAGCAAACGCTGCCCCAAACAGCCTGTAATTAGCCTCCCGAGAGAAAGGTAGAGTGGCGTCACAAATATCACTGACCATCACTCACACAAGATTGCCTGCTCTTAAATATCATGAGCCACCAGGCAAATTGACATTTCTTCAGCAGTGCTTTGAGCTCTGAGTTCAAGATTTCAGACACTCATGTACTGTTTACCAAGTATGATCGAATGTTATCTAATTATACAGCATTCATACGTCAGAATGAGCAATAAGAGGAAAGAGGCAAGCATGTCAgtgaaattttgaaatgaagATTCCAGAAGTTTTATGGATTTCTGACAGCCCCTACAGAGCAAATGAAAGCAAGCCAGACTTGTTTCATCATGAGAGCATTATCAGACTGCAAGTCTTTTCAGTCCGACATCAGCTGTTCACAGCATGCCGACGTTTATTCAGATTCAGTTGAGCAAACACAACTGATTGAATTCAGATGCCAAAACAGGCTCGGACCAAAACCCGATGGTTATATCAGGAAGCCGGAGGGTCAGGTATAATTTTACTACACACATATAGTATTTTCACTGGCCTTCTTCGTGTGGCTGTGGAAGACGATTTAAGTCTGCGTCGAAAGCCTACAGAAACTTCGTTGGTGTTTGGTGGTTTTAGCTGAGGGAGTTGTTTGCATGGCTTAACACTTAGCAACAAGTTGGTTTGAGTACATTCTTGTATgtttgtgaatattttaatgCGGGAGTTACACCGGCTCCTCaacttaaaaatgcattaaggATCGGAAGTTGTTTTGTGATTAGCTTCGTTTGTAAATCAAAGCATTACattacagtcaataaaagcacagtgaaacagaTGTCCATCGATTTATTCATGGACAGATTCTGTAGtaacctcagataaagctacagttaatttagaatttaatgtaaaactttacttcttacattttcatcaaccacttATCTTatgcagggtcactgtgttcCAGATTTTGCATTTGGTGGTAGAGtagtcagtaagttctaagacttGCCACCATGTGATGCTGCTGTATCCCCATTAAATATAATGGTATAAAAGCTGTATTGTAACCAGAGCACTGTCACACAGCAGCTACAACTTATTTACCATGCCACACATTTTCTATACAAGTAATGAAGGCATAATAATAGaatgtgtattaatttattcattgggtaggttctgtaaaaggcTTAAATATAGccataataaagaaaaacattgttaATGCCTgctaataaatgaaaatatgagtTTTCCAGAAATTCTTATTCAGTGCTGcttgttgactgatttatgcattttaatgagACCCCACCTCTGTGTACAAAAACaagttctccttgtgtttgtacGCCACTAGTGAAGGTTATTtgtttgcaaataaaatgttacgTGAAATGCAAAGTTACAACAAGGCACTGAAATAAATCTTCTAAAAAGATCTGTTTGCGTAGCAGTTGGTAAACATCTGCTTCGGTCAGCTCAGCACATTGAACTTCTCACTTGTCTGTGCAACTGAGTCAGAACACAAAGAGGCATAAGGAGTCAGACAAGTGCTACATGAAGACGGGTTTAATCTCCGTTAAAAATAAACCtattcttaaaataaatgtgcgTACAGTATATAGACGCAATACATAGAGTAGTTCATTGAAAAACagcatctgtttttgttttttttttttttttttttttttgcaaaaggccTCGAAATCAAGTAATCAAGGAGACAACCCCATTAGTACAGCGGATGACAAATGCTTTGATCATAATTATTTGCTCAGTGTGCAATGCTGAAATATGGAATGTTCATTGTGCTATTACACTGAGTGCACTCACACATTCACGGTACCATTCGGTAAGTAGCAATTTGCTTCAGAGTCAGTGGAAACTGGATTTGACTTATTTAGATTATGAGCCTATTTTAATACTACCAATATTACTCTGCAAGAGTTTTGAGCCATGCTTGTTTTTccattgtaattttttctttgttgataACCCCGTGTTTCAGTGTTTATCTTGCTTCTCACATAAGAATCTGTTCAATTTCTCTGTTTTGactcattttatatttcacacCTGTCTCCGGGCTCAAGATTGTATTGCAGCCTGTAGGTTTTCTATACAAGTAGAAAGAGAGAAGCCATATGTTGCCccaaaaaaaagttctgaacATAcagcaaatgttaaaatgtcaagaatttgaatttaaaaagttGTGAAAACTTGTGTGGTTTCAACTTAAGAACAGAAATGTAGATAACATCCCAAGGAAAAAATCTCACTGAAATATCTCTTGGAAAGTGATTCCCCTTTCCACAAACTAATATAATAGTGAAATGTGATGCCTTGGGCGAATCCATTGTAGTACCTTTactttgtaaaaaagaaatcattaccGAGGATAATATTATTATGGGAAGGAAACAATTCTGCCAACATGAGAAGACAAGTACAAGAAGGATTGTTTAATTTCAAGAAGGAGCTGATCCAGAGCTTGTTATTATTGTGGACCACTATATTGAAGATGGCTGGTATAGAGAATTCTAgactttatatatacatttggTGACCTCTTTGACAAATTACAAAAGTCCACAAGGACCTTTTGTCACAGATGTTCCAGGTTTGAATTGTCAAtgatcattttctcatttatttgtttatttgttcataactgTTTATTGGTTTCTAGTCTCAAAAATTTGTTGCAGGGGGAACTCTGTTTCCACCTTTAGTCGTTGGCTGATAGTAAAACatgcattcacatttacattgatgcatttggcaaatgcttttctccaaagtgacattcgGCTCTGAATAAACAAAAGCGCATCCCACAACAGACAGGCGGTTTAGATACATAGGTACATGCAAGAGAGTAGGAATGCAAGACTGGATTAGTTGAACTCATTTCCACAGattttacagctcgtgtctgtTGTTCCTGAGTGTCAATGATCAACAAGAAGATGTGAAATGCTGCATCTATCTGTGGGACATGAATTTTGAATGCAGTGATATCTACTGATCCGACACAGCTTCAGTACCACTTTTATTTcacataatacaaaataatttaaaaaaaggatgcTTTTAAGTCTTGTGAATATCTGTTCTTCAAATGCTACACTCTCTGCTACTTTGTATGGGCCTCTCAGTGTGAATGTAGCTCAGAGTCTTGATTTAATAAACATGAAAAGGGCTATTTATTCATGTCTTTAATGGATACTTAGGGATAACAGTCGTATTTTAGACGTTTATTCAAGgtactgtaaaatatatgaaatatctGGAATGGACACTTGAAGAGCAAGGTATAGGTGTAAATAAAGTAACTGAAAACAAAGGTCACAGTCTTCCCTATTTTGGCATTGGCTAtgaatgtgggtttttttttaattttccacattcagctgattttttttaatgctccaAGGTTAACTACTTAAACTTTAATTACTGATAGAACTGTATTTTTCGAACCGGTTGAATTTCAAACCAAATGTACAATCCTGAATGCACTGGGCTCAGGAAAGACATTTTTTGAAGGTGCCAGATGCTTAACTGCTTTCAGGAAGCACTGACACAGGATCAATAACTGTTGATCAGAGGGATTAAAGGCAGATGAATGAGAGCATTTATTAATACAGAAGGGGTTTTATGTTGAACAAGTGGCATGGAGCTGCGTATTGTCAGAGCATAAAGCTTATCTGCTGTTTTAATGAAggggatgctgtcaagctgaaatTAATCAGTTATAAGTGGTTATTACGAGTCTGCATTAGATCCTTTAGGTAGATTAGGTTGAGTAATATAAAGATTAACTGTTGTTATGGTGAAGCCATATGTGCATATGTATTCTAATGAAAAATATAGTACGCATGACACAGATGACAGTATAACAGTGGAACAGCATTATCAGGGCAGACCCCTGGGGTTTGCTCCACAGCATCCCCTCTAATGGTCCTTGTGTGGTAATGAGAACCATTACTTCTGAAAGTAAATCATCTAAACGGACAAAACACCGATTTAAAGTTCACTGGAGCAGAAGAGTGGGGAACAGCCTTGTTATTTTCTGGAGTGTTCTTCTCCAGCTATGAAGGCAAACAACCTTGTTCACAAGCAATATAACAAGAGTCTAGCACTGAATTAAAACCTAGGGTGTCACCAAGGGGGGGTGGAGCTATCAGAGAATGAAATGTAAGCAAAAGAACTCGCAGCACAAATCAAGAACACAAATAATTTCCCAGTTGTAGATTAATAAAAGCATTTAGCAGTGGTTTATTTCAATTTTACACACACCTCAATGTGTGTCAGAAGGTTAACTGATAggtttaaaaatgcacattcaAACATACTGCACCTGCTTTCCATCACTGacttttttccttcagctgatacttttctccaaagtaatttacagtgttaaggtaattttaccagattaatttgagggtaagtaccttgctcagggataatGTAGCTAGGGCTCAAACCCGTAACCTTTGGAGCCACATGCAGCACTTCttaccactgcaccaccagctcTCGCTGACAGTTTATTTATCCTGCCTGGTCCACACCAGAAATCACACATATGGGGTTGATTCAAGTGTCTAACTTGATTCCGCTGGAAGAGTTAATATTGGAACTGCAGGATGAATTGAATTAAACATGGAAGATTAGGTCATTTTTTGGATATTCTTACATTTTGCTATATTACAATCCTGCTAAATACTGTAATCCTTTGCCTTTGAGTTGTATTATGTACCTATAGGTGCTAGCCTTTTCTCAGTTGTGACCCGGCACTGTACGGTTTTTAAGTGTATATATTAGCATGTATGGCATAGGCGTGTGAACTGTTAAGCATATAGAAACATACAATGAAACAAACCCTCTTCTGTCTTTCAGACCACTAGGCTTCTGGCTGAGTCGCACTCAATCCCTCCTGTACTGCAGCGAGCATGGTGGGGTAGGTACCTTTTTGGAGGAGAACCACAGCTGCACTTGCTCCTCAGAGCATGCAACTTGCCAGGGAACGGTGCCCTGCTCACTGGCTGAAGAGATGGCCTGCGCCTCATGTGCGCCAGACAACATCACCCGCTGTGGCACTTGCCACGTGGGCTACGTGCTCCACCTCGGCACCTGCCGCCCCGACATCGCCGGGTCACTGGATCATTACATCATCTTTGACTATGACATGCCTGATGTAGAGGCCAGGTacctgctgcagcgcctggacaGCCGCATGGAGGTGCATGCAATCTACATCAGCAATGACGTGCGCCTTGGCAGCTGGTTCAACCCTTCCTGGAGGAAGCGCATGCTGCTCACGCTCAAGAGCAACAAGAACAAATCAAACCTTATCCACATGCTTCTGGGGATTTCCTTCCAGATATGCTCCACCAAAAACAGCACCCTGGAGCCTGTACCTGCCATTTATGTCAACCCCTTTGGGGGCAGTCACTCTGAGAGCTGGTTCATGCCAGTCAACCAACAGGACTTCCCCAACTGGGAAAGAACTAAACTGGATGCCTCTCTCCAGTGCTACAACTGGACGCTTATGCTGGGAAACAAGTGGAAGTCCTTCTTTGAAACAGTGCACATTTATCTGCGCAGCCGTATTGTGACTGACGACCCCACCGTAAATGAGACTATCTTTTACGAGCCGCTGGACCTGGACGACCGCTCCGCCAACCTGGGATACATGAAGATCAACAGCCTGAAGGTGTTTGGTTATAGCATGCACTTTGACCCAGAAGGGATCAAAGACCTGATCATGCAGCTGGACTATCCATATACCCAGGGCTCGCAGAACTCAGCCATGCTCATGTTGCTGGAGATGCGTGACCGCGTCAACCGGCTCACGCCACCAGGCCCTCAGCGTCTGGACCTGTTCTCTTGCCTGCTACGCCACAGGCTCAAGCTCTCCACCAGCGAGGTGGTACGGATTCGAGACTCCCTGCGTATGTTCAGCACCAAACTGCCTAATTCCTCAGAGGAAGAACTAGGTCAGTTGTGCAGCTAGCCTGCCAGTTCTCACCACTCATGTCCTCTGTCAGAGCTGGCTCTACGAGCAGCAAACAAGCTGAGACTTTGGCACACGTGAAACTTCTGGCACACGTACGTCATTCCGAGACATGAGCACATGAGCATGTGACCACACAACTGGGACCACTGTGGTACATGCTGTGTCTAAAGGGAATCAGAAATTGGGACAGATTGCAGACTCTTAATtacaaataaagtaaaataaaataaaataaataactgggtTCCATTTAAACCACAGTTCATTGAAGAATGTTTCGT
Protein-coding sequences here:
- the brinp2 gene encoding BMP/retinoic acid-inducible neural-specific protein 2, with translation MALRWQSVAAVRWLLLMLLWQWTLLGHLGWVLVLATTPDQKPSSASGVGRSSGQLDWLLSDKGPFHRCPEYTEFKERYQQGFSTRYKIYREFSHWKVNSLATEKRDFFKAPLPLAPEFFRNLRLLGRRPSLQQINENLIKKYGTHFLVSATLGGEESLTIFLDKQKLSKKSESNGNNSMVSLEILHQLAASYFTDRESTLRRLHHLQIATSAIKVTETRTGPLGCSNYDSLDSVSSVLVHSPENKIHLKGLQDVLPEFLRSRFVEAALSYVACNSEGEFLCRNNDCWCRCSTKFPDCNCPFADIRVMEDNLRHSKESWTSFNREFQESDEFKSFLKRLPTDRFLNTSVILKLWNADSVLQRRYGQLEANTRQLLKKAQKIVRKLFTLSKRCPKQPVISLPRERPLGFWLSRTQSLLYCSEHGGVGTFLEENHSCTCSSEHATCQGTVPCSLAEEMACASCAPDNITRCGTCHVGYVLHLGTCRPDIAGSLDHYIIFDYDMPDVEARYLLQRLDSRMEVHAIYISNDVRLGSWFNPSWRKRMLLTLKSNKNKSNLIHMLLGISFQICSTKNSTLEPVPAIYVNPFGGSHSESWFMPVNQQDFPNWERTKLDASLQCYNWTLMLGNKWKSFFETVHIYLRSRIVTDDPTVNETIFYEPLDLDDRSANLGYMKINSLKVFGYSMHFDPEGIKDLIMQLDYPYTQGSQNSAMLMLLEMRDRVNRLTPPGPQRLDLFSCLLRHRLKLSTSEVVRIRDSLRMFSTKLPNSSEEELGQLCS